From one Salinibacterium hongtaonis genomic stretch:
- a CDS encoding endonuclease domain-containing protein — protein MPSHQHYSHTTAALIHGIPLPLSAERDTRLHVSAARGAGFPRARGVVGHHSGTVTRLVRVAGYLVSSPVTAWCELACILPLDDLVAAGDFLITGNEPIFGYPPLSDAAQLSDALAARSGHRGIRTLAEALRLVRYGAVSRMETLTRLLIVRGGLPEPALNYEVPGAHGAIVDLAYAQQRVAVEYQGDIHRERDRFRRDITRRERLEDCGWTVIYVSTDDIVRYPRETVARIRTRLAARGWA, from the coding sequence ATGCCGTCACACCAGCACTACAGCCACACGACGGCGGCCCTCATCCATGGAATCCCCCTGCCGCTCAGCGCGGAGCGGGATACCCGCCTCCATGTGAGCGCGGCTCGAGGGGCCGGATTTCCCCGCGCTCGCGGCGTGGTCGGTCACCACAGCGGAACCGTCACGAGACTGGTCCGCGTCGCTGGCTACCTCGTCTCGTCGCCCGTGACCGCATGGTGTGAACTTGCCTGCATCCTGCCCCTCGACGATCTCGTGGCCGCGGGCGACTTTCTCATCACCGGAAACGAGCCCATTTTCGGCTATCCGCCTCTCTCCGATGCTGCCCAGCTATCGGATGCCCTGGCAGCGCGGTCTGGCCACCGCGGCATCCGCACACTCGCCGAGGCGCTGCGACTTGTTCGATACGGGGCGGTCTCACGCATGGAAACACTGACCCGGCTACTGATCGTGCGAGGAGGCCTGCCTGAACCGGCTCTCAATTACGAGGTGCCAGGCGCTCATGGGGCGATTGTGGATCTCGCCTATGCGCAGCAGAGGGTAGCGGTCGAATATCAGGGGGACATCCATCGGGAGCGTGACAGGTTCCGGCGAGATATAACGCGCCGAGAGCGGCTTGAGGACTGCGGCTGGACCGTCATTTATGTGTCGACGGACGACATTGTGCGTTACCCCCGCGAAACTGTCGCGCGCATTCGAACACGACTCGCTGCGCGCGGCTGGGCGTAG
- a CDS encoding 4-(cytidine 5'-diphospho)-2-C-methyl-D-erythritol kinase gives MTSLARPRMIHARAPGKLNVFLKVGALLDDGYHDVATAYQAVSLYEDIRAYPADDFSVAFSGSIDTSGLALDGSNLAIKAAQLLARVSGFRGGVRLEVDKNVPVAGGMGGGSADAAATLLACDTLWGTDLGREELISLAAQLGADVPFALMGGTAVGTGRGDQLSPALAKGQFHWVLVLADFGMSTPTVYSELDRHRERHALDIYPAERVPSVDAPVLHALRAGDPAMLAEVMHNDLQAPALHLESRLGQVLELGEENGALAGMVSGSGPTVAFLAPDADGALDLQVALSAARHRVIRATGPVHGARIISD, from the coding sequence ATGACGTCGCTCGCGAGGCCCCGCATGATCCATGCTCGCGCTCCGGGCAAACTCAATGTCTTTCTCAAGGTCGGCGCTCTGCTCGACGACGGCTACCACGATGTGGCCACCGCTTACCAGGCCGTCTCTCTGTACGAAGACATTCGCGCCTATCCCGCAGACGACTTCTCGGTCGCGTTCTCAGGTTCTATCGACACCTCTGGCCTCGCCCTCGACGGCAGCAATCTCGCGATCAAAGCGGCTCAGTTGCTGGCCCGCGTCTCCGGTTTCCGCGGGGGAGTGCGGCTCGAGGTGGATAAGAACGTGCCCGTTGCCGGCGGCATGGGCGGTGGATCCGCGGATGCTGCGGCAACCCTTCTTGCCTGTGACACCCTGTGGGGCACCGATCTGGGCCGCGAGGAGCTCATCTCGCTTGCCGCCCAGCTCGGAGCAGATGTTCCCTTCGCGCTGATGGGTGGCACGGCCGTGGGCACCGGCCGTGGCGACCAGCTCAGTCCGGCACTGGCGAAGGGCCAGTTTCACTGGGTTCTCGTCCTCGCCGATTTCGGCATGAGCACGCCAACCGTGTATTCGGAACTCGACCGCCACCGCGAGCGCCACGCCCTCGATATCTACCCGGCCGAGCGGGTCCCCAGCGTCGACGCGCCCGTCCTTCACGCGCTGCGGGCAGGCGACCCCGCGATGCTCGCCGAGGTCATGCACAACGACCTTCAGGCCCCAGCGCTTCACCTGGAATCGCGACTCGGCCAGGTTCTTGAGCTCGGCGAGGAGAACGGCGCACTCGCGGGCATGGTCTCCGGGTCGGGCCCGACGGTCGCTTTTCTGGCGCCGGATGCCGACGGGGCTCTCGACCTGCAGGTCGCGTTGAGCGCGGCACGGCACAGGGTGATCCGTGCCACGGGTCCCGTTCACGGCGCCCGCATCATCTCCGACTGA
- the rsmA gene encoding 16S rRNA (adenine(1518)-N(6)/adenine(1519)-N(6))-dimethyltransferase RsmA produces the protein MSTSSGKLLGPAEVRDLADLLDLQPTKKLGQNFVIDANTVRRIVKAAGVTGDSPVVEVGPGLGSLTLGLLETGAPVIAVEIDPRLAAQLPLTVSQLQPDADLTVVLHDAMTITELPGRPTTLVANLPYNVSVPVLLHFLEHFRFITSGLVMVQAEVGQRIAATPGSKIYGSPSVKAAWYGHWRTAGMVSRQVFWPVPNVDSILVGFTLREDVIGTEQERIDTFALVDAAFGQRRKMLRQSLSSVLGSSAAATERLEAAGIDPTLRGEQLTVDDFLAITRAAKA, from the coding sequence ATGAGCACGTCGTCAGGAAAACTGCTCGGCCCCGCCGAGGTGCGAGACCTCGCCGACCTGCTCGATCTGCAACCGACAAAGAAACTCGGCCAGAACTTTGTCATCGATGCCAACACGGTGCGACGCATCGTCAAGGCGGCTGGAGTCACGGGCGACAGCCCCGTCGTCGAGGTGGGCCCCGGGCTGGGCTCGCTCACGCTGGGCCTGCTCGAAACCGGCGCCCCTGTTATCGCCGTCGAGATCGACCCGCGCCTTGCCGCTCAGCTGCCGCTGACGGTTTCGCAGTTGCAGCCGGATGCCGACCTCACGGTGGTCCTGCACGACGCGATGACCATCACCGAGCTACCGGGGCGCCCCACCACCCTCGTTGCGAACCTTCCCTACAACGTGTCCGTGCCCGTTCTGCTGCATTTCTTGGAGCACTTTCGCTTCATCACGTCGGGGCTCGTCATGGTGCAGGCCGAGGTTGGCCAGCGCATCGCCGCAACTCCCGGCTCCAAGATTTATGGCAGCCCCAGCGTGAAAGCCGCCTGGTATGGGCACTGGCGCACTGCGGGAATGGTGAGCCGGCAGGTGTTCTGGCCCGTGCCCAACGTGGACTCGATCCTCGTGGGCTTCACCCTGCGAGAAGACGTCATCGGCACCGAGCAGGAGCGCATCGATACGTTCGCGCTGGTGGATGCCGCCTTCGGCCAGCGCCGCAAAATGCTGCGACAGTCGCTCTCAAGCGTGCTCGGCAGTTCGGCCGCCGCGACCGAACGACTCGAGGCCGCAGGCATCGACCCAACGCTTCGCGGCGAGCAGCTCACCGTCGACGACTTTCTCGCCATCACCCGGGCGGCCAAGGCCTAG
- a CDS encoding TatD family hydrolase: MTYPPLPEPLVVGVYDNHTHLDSALWVPEGESELLDYREALDKASSVGVRGVVQVGTDVASSRWSAEMASREPRMLAAVAIHPNDVPALEAEGTLDDALAEIDELASRPRVRAVGETGLDYFRTDDAGKPAQMRAFEAHIEIAKKHGLALQIHDRDAHADVIATLLRVGAPERTVFHCFSGDVEMAQLCAEQGWYLSFAGTITFKNAPVLREALVATPRDRILVETDSPYLTPTPHRGQTNASYMIPHTLRLMADTLGTSESILAAQIASNTELVYGSWNDEPVFVDAAADLPPHALA; encoded by the coding sequence ATGACTTACCCCCCGCTGCCAGAACCGCTCGTCGTCGGCGTGTATGACAACCACACCCACCTCGACTCGGCGCTCTGGGTGCCAGAGGGGGAGTCGGAGCTTCTCGACTATCGCGAAGCACTCGACAAGGCCAGCAGCGTCGGGGTCAGGGGTGTCGTGCAGGTGGGAACCGATGTTGCTTCGTCCCGATGGTCGGCGGAGATGGCATCGCGCGAACCCCGCATGCTCGCCGCGGTTGCGATCCACCCGAACGACGTCCCGGCGTTGGAGGCAGAGGGCACCCTCGACGATGCCCTCGCTGAGATTGACGAGCTCGCCTCACGCCCCCGCGTCCGCGCGGTCGGTGAAACGGGCCTCGACTACTTTCGCACCGATGATGCCGGCAAGCCCGCCCAGATGCGGGCCTTCGAGGCCCACATCGAGATCGCCAAGAAACACGGTCTTGCGCTGCAGATTCACGATCGCGATGCGCACGCCGATGTCATCGCCACACTGCTCAGAGTCGGCGCCCCCGAACGAACGGTGTTCCACTGTTTTTCTGGCGACGTCGAGATGGCGCAGCTCTGCGCGGAGCAGGGGTGGTATCTCTCGTTTGCGGGAACCATCACCTTTAAGAATGCTCCGGTGCTGCGCGAGGCCCTTGTGGCGACGCCGCGGGACCGCATCCTCGTAGAAACCGACTCCCCGTACCTCACCCCAACCCCGCACCGCGGCCAGACGAATGCGTCGTACATGATTCCGCACACCCTGCGACTGATGGCCGACACGCTCGGCACCAGCGAGTCGATCCTCGCCGCCCAGATCGCGTCTAACACTGAGCTCGTCTACGGCAGCTGGAACGACGAGCCTGTCTTCGTCGATGCTGCCGCCGACCTGCCGCCCCACGCTCTCGCATGA
- the metG gene encoding methionine--tRNA ligase, translating to MSSGKSFYIATPIFYVNDVPHIGHAYTEVAADVLARWHRQSGDDTWLLTGTDEHGQKILRTAVANGVTPKEWADRLVESAWKPLLETINIANDDFIRTTDVRHEEGVKIFLQKLYDDGFIYQGEFEGHYCVGCEEYKQPGDLVPGTGEYAGQLVCAIHSKPVEVLKETNYFFRMSDFEQRLLDLYETNPDFVQPESVRNEIIQFVKQGLRDLSISRSSFDWGIQIPWDDKHVVYVWFEALLNYVTAIGYGVDEENFERRWPAVQLVGKDIARFHAVIWPAMLMAAGLPVSQKVFGHGWLLVGGEKMSKSKLTGIAPSDITDTFGADAFRYYFMSAIHFGQDGSFSWEDLAARYQSELANGFGNLASRVIAMINKYYDGVVPTPGEYTEADRTIQQNLASAVASADAAMDRFAIHEAIAAVWTVVDDLNGYITVQEPWVLAKKEETRERLGTVLYTTAEGLRALAVVLSPVIPEATAKLWAALGFTTPLTEQLIPEAGQWGVLQPGSSVSTLPPLFPRIEQDAVDQNVAQ from the coding sequence ATGTCGTCAGGCAAGTCCTTCTATATCGCCACGCCCATCTTCTACGTCAACGATGTGCCCCACATCGGGCACGCCTACACGGAGGTGGCCGCAGACGTTCTCGCGCGCTGGCACCGCCAGAGCGGAGACGACACGTGGCTGCTCACGGGAACGGATGAGCACGGGCAGAAGATTCTGCGCACCGCCGTAGCCAACGGGGTTACCCCCAAGGAGTGGGCAGACCGCCTCGTCGAGAGCGCATGGAAGCCTCTGCTTGAGACCATCAACATCGCCAACGATGACTTCATTCGCACCACGGATGTTCGCCACGAAGAGGGCGTCAAGATCTTCTTGCAGAAGCTCTACGACGACGGCTTTATCTACCAGGGCGAGTTCGAAGGCCATTACTGCGTTGGCTGCGAGGAATACAAGCAGCCAGGCGACCTCGTTCCCGGAACGGGCGAGTACGCGGGCCAGCTTGTCTGCGCCATCCACTCCAAGCCCGTCGAGGTGCTCAAGGAGACCAACTACTTCTTTCGCATGAGTGACTTCGAGCAGCGCCTGCTCGACCTCTACGAAACCAACCCCGACTTCGTTCAGCCCGAAAGCGTGCGCAACGAGATCATTCAGTTCGTGAAGCAGGGGCTTCGTGACCTCTCGATCTCGCGCTCAAGCTTCGACTGGGGCATCCAGATCCCGTGGGACGACAAGCACGTCGTCTATGTGTGGTTCGAGGCGCTACTCAACTACGTCACCGCGATCGGCTACGGCGTCGACGAAGAGAACTTTGAGCGGCGCTGGCCCGCCGTGCAGCTCGTAGGCAAAGACATCGCCCGCTTTCACGCAGTGATCTGGCCCGCCATGTTGATGGCGGCAGGACTGCCCGTCTCCCAGAAGGTCTTTGGTCACGGCTGGCTGCTCGTGGGCGGCGAAAAGATGTCCAAGTCCAAGCTCACGGGTATCGCGCCCTCGGATATCACCGACACGTTCGGTGCCGACGCGTTCCGCTACTACTTCATGAGCGCCATCCATTTTGGTCAAGACGGCTCGTTCAGCTGGGAAGACCTTGCGGCCCGCTACCAGTCGGAGTTGGCCAACGGCTTTGGCAACCTCGCCTCCCGTGTGATCGCGATGATCAACAAGTACTACGACGGCGTTGTGCCGACACCGGGCGAGTACACGGAAGCCGACCGCACCATCCAGCAGAATCTTGCCTCGGCCGTAGCCTCGGCGGATGCTGCAATGGACCGATTCGCGATCCACGAGGCAATCGCCGCGGTGTGGACCGTCGTCGATGATCTCAACGGCTACATCACGGTGCAGGAACCCTGGGTTCTGGCCAAGAAGGAGGAGACGCGGGAGCGTCTCGGTACCGTGCTTTACACGACCGCCGAGGGACTACGGGCTCTTGCGGTTGTGCTCTCGCCCGTGATTCCCGAGGCAACGGCAAAGCTCTGGGCAGCGCTCGGCTTCACAACGCCGCTCACGGAGCAGCTCATTCCCGAGGCGGGCCAGTGGGGTGTTCTTCAGCCCGGATCGAGCGTCTCAACCCTTCCGCCGCTGTTCCCGCGCATCGAGCAGGATGCCGTCGATCAGAACGTCGCACAGTGA
- a CDS encoding DeoR/GlpR family DNA-binding transcription regulator: protein MYATERQQQIENRLANDGRVTVVDLAREFDVSNETVRRDLDQLELRGVLRRVHGGAVSAARISRTEESIAQRSDRNAAAKERIALAALALIPSTFSGAIAIDSGTTTGMLAQGLSRWQPDTPDRSLTVITHSIAIASAVSDNPHIEVQIIGGRLRGITSAAVGPTTLAQLSRLRPDIAFVGANGLHSDFGFSTPDPDEAAVKTALTRGARRAIALVDASKLGVETLVSFATLADIDTLVTDKQPDIDLSHPLRDADVEVVLA, encoded by the coding sequence ATGTACGCCACCGAACGCCAGCAGCAGATCGAGAATCGCCTTGCCAATGACGGCCGCGTCACGGTTGTCGACCTCGCCCGCGAGTTCGACGTCTCAAACGAGACCGTGCGCCGTGACCTCGACCAGCTTGAGCTTCGCGGCGTTCTCCGCCGGGTTCATGGCGGGGCCGTCTCGGCCGCCCGCATCAGCAGAACAGAAGAGAGCATCGCCCAGCGCAGCGACCGCAACGCTGCAGCCAAAGAGCGCATCGCTCTCGCCGCGCTCGCCCTGATTCCCTCAACCTTCAGCGGGGCAATCGCCATCGACTCGGGAACCACGACGGGCATGCTCGCCCAGGGGCTCTCCCGTTGGCAGCCAGACACTCCTGACCGCTCGCTCACCGTCATAACCCACTCCATCGCCATTGCGAGCGCCGTGAGCGACAACCCGCATATCGAAGTCCAGATCATCGGCGGCCGCCTGCGTGGCATTACGAGCGCCGCGGTCGGGCCTACGACGCTCGCGCAGCTCTCCCGCCTCCGACCCGACATCGCCTTCGTCGGCGCAAACGGGCTCCACTCGGACTTCGGATTCAGCACCCCAGACCCCGACGAAGCCGCAGTCAAAACCGCGCTCACCCGGGGAGCGCGCCGGGCAATTGCCCTCGTTGACGCCTCCAAACTCGGCGTCGAAACGCTCGTGAGCTTCGCGACCCTCGCCGACATCGACACCCTTGTCACCGACAAACAACCAGACATTGACCTCTCCCATCCCCTGCGCGACGCCGACGTCGAGGTGGTTCTCGCATGA
- a CDS encoding 1-phosphofructokinase family hexose kinase — protein sequence MIVTLTANPSLDRTIELGTRLARGEVQRAIASGDQPGGKGVNVSRALIASGLDTIAILPGAASDPMLVALRAEHTPAASLPIAGRVRSNVTITEPDGTTTKINEPGPLLSAADDNALIALVAAHARGADWLVLAGSLPPGLSSDFYARVVTAVRSEGSGPRIAVDSSGEPMKALIASGVGVDLIKPNSEELAELTALPDTFEEDPDAAAAAARTLVARGCRAVLATLGAQGALLVTADATWRATMPPVIARSTVGAGDASLAGYLLADQHGATPDRRLAQAVAHGAAAASLPGSTMPSPADTTPELAEVRRLSDLSNAD from the coding sequence ATGATCGTGACACTGACGGCTAATCCGAGCCTCGACCGCACGATCGAGCTCGGCACACGGCTCGCGCGCGGCGAAGTCCAGCGCGCCATCGCGAGCGGAGACCAGCCAGGCGGCAAGGGAGTCAACGTCTCCCGCGCGCTCATCGCCTCGGGTCTCGACACGATCGCGATTCTGCCGGGCGCAGCATCCGACCCCATGCTCGTAGCCCTGCGGGCGGAGCACACTCCCGCGGCGAGCCTGCCCATCGCTGGCCGAGTTCGATCGAATGTGACCATCACAGAACCGGATGGCACGACCACCAAAATCAACGAGCCGGGGCCTCTGCTCAGCGCCGCCGATGACAACGCCCTCATTGCCCTTGTCGCCGCGCACGCGCGTGGTGCCGACTGGCTCGTGCTCGCCGGGTCTCTGCCGCCGGGACTCAGCTCCGACTTTTATGCTCGCGTCGTGACAGCCGTGCGCAGTGAAGGCTCTGGCCCACGCATCGCCGTGGACTCGTCGGGCGAGCCCATGAAGGCACTCATCGCCTCGGGGGTGGGCGTCGACCTCATCAAGCCCAATTCCGAGGAGCTCGCCGAGCTCACCGCGCTGCCCGACACCTTTGAAGAAGACCCGGATGCCGCGGCCGCGGCCGCCCGCACACTCGTGGCCCGAGGCTGCCGAGCCGTGCTCGCAACCCTCGGAGCGCAGGGCGCCCTGCTCGTGACCGCCGACGCAACCTGGAGAGCGACCATGCCTCCCGTGATCGCGCGCAGCACGGTGGGGGCGGGCGACGCCTCCCTTGCGGGATACCTGCTCGCCGATCAGCACGGCGCCACCCCCGACCGTCGTCTCGCCCAAGCCGTTGCCCACGGGGCCGCAGCAGCATCCCTGCCCGGCAGCACAATGCCTTCCCCGGCCGATACCACCCCAGAGCTTGCCGAGGTTCGACGGCTCTCCGACCTTTCGAACGCCGACTAG
- a CDS encoding PTS fructose transporter subunit IIABC: protein MSHLITPDLVLLDVDLGTDRAGVIRALTSLVAEKGRATDAGALFDDAWAREQKTDTGVPGGIAIPHCRSESVTEPTLVMARPNPAVDFGSPDGPADLIFLIAAPAGADQAHLTLLAALARSLVRPEFVTSLREATSREQIVELVEQAIAPAEEAPSAEAAPAAGAAASANAGAPSATAASSPTSPGIDGDRPRLVAVTACPTGIAHTYMAADALSAAAERAGVELHVETQGSAGATPLDPSIISSAEAVIFAVDVDVRDKGRFAGLPVVQAPVKRGIDAPDAMIAEALAAASDPNATRIPSSGAETTSTATDQHESTGARIKRSLLTGVSYMIPFVAGGGLLMALGFLLGGYEISNVAGDVVVNNSLWNLPDGGLAAYLGAAAFAIGNASMAFLVPALAGYIAYALADRPGIAPGFTAGAVAVLMGAGFIGGLVGGLLAGVVAHWIGTWRTPTWLRGLMPVVIIPLLSSIVASGLLVLLLGGPIAALTTSLSDFLNGLSGASAIALGLILGAMMGFDLGGPVNKVAYSFAVAGLSAGSLDNQGPWIIMATVMGAGMVAPIGLALASTVLDRRLFTPVERENGKAAWLLGASFISEGAIPFAAADPLRVIPATTIGSAVTGAILLAGGVTSQAPHGGIFVFFAINNFLLFIVAILIGAIITALIVIALKRWAVRRPSTLPTAAQTVSA from the coding sequence ATGTCGCACCTCATAACCCCCGACCTCGTTCTTCTGGATGTCGACCTGGGCACCGACCGGGCCGGCGTCATCCGCGCACTCACCTCCCTCGTTGCCGAGAAGGGCAGGGCTACGGATGCCGGGGCCCTCTTTGACGATGCCTGGGCTCGCGAGCAGAAGACCGACACGGGAGTGCCGGGAGGAATCGCCATCCCCCACTGCCGATCAGAGTCGGTGACCGAACCGACCCTCGTCATGGCTCGACCGAACCCTGCCGTTGACTTCGGCTCCCCCGACGGCCCCGCCGACCTGATTTTTCTCATCGCGGCACCGGCCGGAGCCGATCAGGCGCACCTCACCCTGCTGGCTGCCCTCGCCCGCTCGCTCGTGCGGCCCGAGTTCGTGACATCGCTGAGGGAGGCGACCAGCAGGGAGCAGATCGTCGAGCTGGTTGAGCAGGCGATCGCGCCAGCCGAGGAAGCACCAAGTGCAGAAGCTGCACCCGCTGCGGGTGCCGCCGCATCGGCCAACGCTGGCGCACCCTCCGCGACCGCCGCGTCGAGCCCTACCTCGCCAGGCATTGACGGCGACCGCCCGCGCTTAGTCGCCGTGACAGCGTGCCCCACGGGAATCGCCCACACCTATATGGCCGCCGATGCGCTCTCCGCTGCCGCGGAGCGCGCCGGTGTCGAACTCCACGTTGAGACCCAGGGCTCGGCAGGAGCCACCCCCCTCGACCCGAGCATCATCTCCTCGGCGGAGGCCGTGATCTTCGCGGTCGACGTCGATGTTCGCGATAAGGGCCGATTCGCCGGCCTGCCCGTCGTACAAGCCCCCGTCAAGCGAGGAATCGACGCGCCAGACGCCATGATCGCCGAGGCGCTCGCCGCGGCATCCGACCCCAACGCGACGCGCATTCCCTCCTCGGGCGCCGAAACCACGTCCACTGCCACCGACCAGCACGAGAGCACCGGCGCGCGAATCAAGCGCTCGCTGCTCACCGGCGTGAGCTACATGATCCCCTTCGTCGCAGGAGGCGGGCTGCTCATGGCCCTCGGGTTCCTTCTGGGCGGCTACGAAATCTCCAACGTCGCAGGCGATGTCGTCGTGAATAACAGCCTGTGGAACCTGCCGGATGGTGGCCTCGCCGCCTACCTGGGCGCAGCCGCTTTCGCAATCGGCAACGCCTCCATGGCGTTCCTCGTGCCGGCCCTCGCCGGGTACATCGCCTACGCCCTCGCCGACCGCCCCGGCATCGCCCCGGGGTTCACCGCGGGCGCCGTCGCCGTACTGATGGGCGCCGGGTTCATCGGCGGCCTTGTCGGTGGTCTGCTCGCCGGAGTCGTCGCCCACTGGATCGGCACCTGGCGCACCCCCACCTGGCTTCGTGGGCTCATGCCCGTCGTCATCATTCCGCTGCTCTCCTCGATCGTCGCCTCCGGCCTGCTCGTGCTGCTCCTCGGCGGCCCGATTGCTGCGCTCACCACGAGCCTCAGCGACTTTCTCAATGGTCTCAGCGGAGCATCCGCTATCGCCCTCGGCCTTATTCTGGGCGCGATGATGGGCTTTGACCTGGGCGGGCCGGTCAACAAGGTGGCCTACTCATTCGCGGTCGCCGGGCTGAGCGCAGGGTCGCTCGACAATCAGGGGCCGTGGATCATCATGGCCACCGTGATGGGAGCCGGCATGGTGGCACCCATCGGCCTCGCCCTCGCCTCCACTGTGCTCGACCGACGCCTGTTCACGCCCGTCGAGCGCGAGAACGGCAAGGCAGCCTGGCTGCTCGGTGCATCGTTCATCTCCGAGGGCGCCATCCCGTTTGCCGCGGCCGACCCGCTGCGCGTGATCCCCGCCACCACGATCGGCAGCGCCGTGACCGGTGCGATATTGCTCGCGGGCGGAGTCACCTCTCAGGCTCCCCACGGTGGCATCTTCGTGTTCTTCGCCATCAACAACTTCTTGTTGTTCATCGTGGCGATTCTCATCGGAGCCATCATCACGGCCCTCATCGTGATCGCCCTCAAGCGGTGGGCCGTCCGTCGCCCCTCGACACTGCCTACCGCGGCTCAGACCGTCTCGGCGTAG
- a CDS encoding HPr family phosphocarrier protein, which translates to MPERTATIASKVGLHARPATIFVQAVTDRGLPVTIRKGNGPVGNAASILAVMALGAGNGEQVTLSAEGDRADQVLDDLVQLLETDLDI; encoded by the coding sequence ATGCCTGAACGCACCGCCACCATCGCCAGCAAAGTTGGACTCCACGCCAGGCCCGCCACGATCTTTGTGCAGGCCGTCACCGATCGCGGTCTGCCAGTGACAATTCGCAAGGGTAATGGCCCCGTCGGTAACGCGGCCAGCATCCTCGCCGTCATGGCGCTTGGCGCGGGTAACGGCGAACAGGTCACTCTCTCGGCCGAGGGCGACAGGGCAGATCAGGTGCTCGACGACCTCGTGCAGCTGCTCGAGACAGACCTCGACATCTAG
- the rsmI gene encoding 16S rRNA (cytidine(1402)-2'-O)-methyltransferase: protein MIILAATPIGNLGDASARLIEALSTAEVIAAEDTRVTVHLLRALGIENRPKLIPLHEHNEVAKAAELVELARETDVVVLSDAGMPAISDPGFALVAAATVAGVKVTALPGPSAVLTALAVSGLPTDRFCFEGFLPRKGGDRRKALTALAREARTMVFFESPNRIAESLTDIGTVLGADRRVVVARELTKMFEEVKHGTASELAEWAAGGVKGEIVVVVAGAEPAAASLEDGVAQVLSLVASGIRLKEASAEVAEATGLSKRDLYEGALAAR, encoded by the coding sequence GTGATCATTCTCGCCGCGACCCCCATCGGAAACCTCGGCGATGCATCCGCCCGCCTCATCGAGGCGCTCTCGACCGCCGAGGTGATTGCTGCAGAAGACACCCGCGTCACGGTGCACCTGCTTCGCGCGCTCGGCATCGAGAACCGGCCCAAACTCATTCCGCTTCACGAACACAACGAGGTGGCCAAGGCTGCCGAGCTTGTGGAGCTCGCTCGCGAGACGGATGTCGTGGTGCTTTCGGACGCCGGAATGCCCGCCATCAGCGATCCCGGCTTTGCGCTCGTCGCCGCCGCTACCGTCGCCGGGGTCAAGGTCACGGCCCTGCCGGGCCCGTCGGCCGTGCTGACGGCGCTCGCCGTCTCGGGGCTGCCCACTGACCGGTTCTGCTTCGAGGGATTTTTGCCCCGCAAGGGTGGCGACCGGCGCAAAGCGCTCACGGCGCTGGCCCGCGAAGCGCGCACGATGGTGTTCTTCGAATCGCCCAACCGCATCGCCGAGTCGCTCACCGACATCGGCACGGTGCTGGGCGCCGACCGCAGGGTTGTTGTCGCCCGCGAGCTGACCAAGATGTTCGAAGAGGTCAAACACGGAACAGCATCAGAGCTCGCCGAGTGGGCCGCCGGCGGTGTGAAGGGCGAGATTGTTGTTGTCGTTGCGGGGGCAGAACCCGCAGCGGCATCCCTGGAGGATGGGGTCGCCCAGGTGCTCTCTCTCGTGGCGTCGGGCATCCGTCTTAAAGAGGCCTCTGCAGAAGTTGCCGAGGCGACGGGGCTGAGCAAGCGCGACCTCTATGAGGGCGCGCTCGCCGCACGCTAG